GCGGACGAACGACTCGAGTTCGTCGAAGAACGCGTCCGGATCGCCGTCGACCGGGTTCCGTGCGGACTCTCGCTCCGCGATCGGGGAGTCGAAGTACGCGGGCGGCTCGGCGGGCGCGTAGTCGGAGTGCCAGAAGCGGACGCGCTCGGCCAGCGGCGACCGGACGAAGGCGTCGCGGTCGATCGACTCGCGTTCGCCGCCGCCGTCGTAGACGAACACCTCGCCGTGGAGCGCGTGATCCGTGAAGGCGACGTACTCGCCCGTCAGTGCCGCGCCGTCGGGTTCGTGCAGCGGAATCGCGATCCAGTCGTCCTTCTCGGGGTGGGCGAGCCCTTCGTGGTGGCTCGCGTACTCGACGATGCCGTCGACGGGAATTGGATCGTCTCGAACCGGCTCGAGATCGCCGTCCGCGGGAGCGCAGAGGGCGGCAGACGAGAGATCGAAGCCGTCGATCGCGCTCTCGAAGAGGAGGGACATGTCGCTCCGATCGAAGCACTCGCTCGTAAATCTTTGCGCCGCGGTGACCGATCGGAGGCGGCGCCGGCGCCCGTTTCTCTCCGCCGCGGCCGCCCGCCGCCGATCACTTCCGCCCCGCTGCGGGAACGCTTTTAAATCCTGCACGCCAATTACGGACGAATGGAACTCGATGATCATGCCGAGGATCTCGCCTCCGACCTCGGCGTCGACAAAGAGGAGGTCAAATCCGACCTGCAGAACTTGGTGGAGTACAGCGTTCCGGTCGACGAAGCCAAACAGAGCCTTCGCCGGAAGTACGGCGACGGCTCGAGCGCCGGCGGCGCGACGCCCGAGTCGAAGGACGTCGCCGACATTTCCCCAGACGACGGCAACGTCACCGTAACGGGGGTCGTCCTCACGGCGGGCAAGCGATCGATCCGCTACCAGGGCGACGACCACGTCATCGTCGAGGGACGGCTCGCCGACGACACCGGCGTCATCGACTACACCGCCTGGGAGGACTTCGGCCTCTCGCCGGGCGACACGATCACCGCCGGCAACGCCGGCGTCCGCGAGTGGGACGGCGAACCCGAACTCAACCTCGGGGAAAGCACCTCGCTTTCCTTCCAGGAGGAATCGCCGGACGTCCCCTACGAGATCGGCGGCGACGCGCAACTCGCCGACCTCCGGACGGGCGACCGCGCCGTCACCATCGAGGTGACGGTCGTGGAGTGCGAGCGCCGCACCATCGACGGCCGCGACGGCGAGACGGAGATTCTGAGCGGCGTCTTCGGCGACGAGAGCGGCCGCCTGCCGTTCACGAACTGGGATCCCGCGCCCGAGATCGAGGAAGGGAATGCGGTCCGGATCGAGAACGCCTACGTCCAGGAGTTCCGCGGCGTCCCCGAAGTTAACGTCTCGGAGTTCTCGACGGTCGCGGACCTCGAGCGCGAGATCGACGTCGGGGCCGATACGACGACGATGGACGTCGGCGAGGCCGTCAGGACGGGCGGCATCTACGACGTCGAGGTCGTCGGCAACGTCATCGCGGTCCGCGATGGATCTGGACTTATCCAGCGCTGTCCGGAGTGCTACCGCGTCATCCAGAAGGGCCAGTGCCGGACCCACGGCGACGTGGACGGCGTCGACGACCTCCGCGTGAAGGCGATCGTCGACGACGGCACCGGGACGCTCACGGCCATCCTCGACGACGAACTCACCGAGGACGTCTACGGCGGGACGCTTGACGACGCGCTCGAGCAGGCCCGCGAGGCGATGGATCAAGAGGTCGTCGCCGACCGGATCCGCGAGCGCATCGTCGGCCGCGAGTACCGCGTGCGCGGACACCTCTCGGTCGACGAGTACGGCGCCAATCTCGACGCCGAGACGTTCGAGGAGAGCGACGACGATCCGGAGGCGCGTGCGACCGCCTTCCTCGAGGACGCGGAGGTGCAAGCATGAGCGCCAACGACGACGAGGAGATGGAGATTCCCGGCCGCGAAGTCGCCTACCGACTGTTCGCGGCCGAGTACGACGACGCCTCGGTCTCCTACACCGAGAGCGACGAGGAGCGAGCGCCGAACTACGTGATCGCGCCGACCGGCGCCCGGATCAACCGGCTGTTCGCGGTCGGGACCCTGACCGAGGTCACGTCTGTCAACGACGAGATGGTCCGCGCCCGCGTCGTCGACCCGACCGGCGCGTTCGTCGTCTACGCCGGCCAGTACCAGCCCGACGAACTGGCCTTCCTCGAGGGGATCGAGCCGCCGGCGTTCGTCGCGGTCACCGGGAAGGCCCGCACCTTCCAGCCCGAGGACTCCGACCAAGTGTACACCTCGATCCGGCCCGAGAGCATCGCGACGGTCGACGCCGACACGCGCGACCGCTGGGTCGTCAGCGCGGCCGAGCAGACCCTCGAGCGAATCGAACTGTACGCGGCCGCCGCGGAGGCGGGCATCCGCGGCGACGACCTGACGGACGCCCTGCTCGAGCAGGGCGTCGAACCCGGCCTCGCGGCCGGCATCCCGCTCGCGCAGGACCACTACGGCACGACGCCGTCGTACCTCGCCGCGCTGCGCGACTGCGCGCGCGAGGCCGTCGAAGTCGTTTCCGGCGACCGCGATCAGGTCGGGCCGTTCGACGCCCAGCCCGGGGAGACGAACTCCGGCTACGAAGACGCGACGTTCGACTCGCTCGCCAATCTGGGCGTCGACGCCGTCGATCGATCCGTGCTCGAGTCCGTCTCGAATGAGGGTGCCGCCGGGCAGGAACCGGCAGAGGCGGAACCGAAACCCGAATCCGAATCCGAACCCGAACCCGAACCCGAAGCGGTCGCCGCAGCGGCCGGCGGCGACACCGTCGAATCGTCGTCCGCGGCCGGCACCGCGACGGGTGAAGCGCGCGACGCCTCGAGCGGAACGGCGACCGAGACCGCCGAGACGGCAACCGACACCGTCGGCGACGGCGACTCCGGCGTCGAACTCGAGAGCGAGGGCGGCGTCGACTCCGAGTCGGAATCCGAGGACGCGGTCGAGTCTGCGGAGTCCGGACCCGAACCGGCGTCCGAATCCGAACCCGCGGCGGATCCCGACACGGCCGAGCCCGTCGACGAATCCGCAGACGCCGCTGCGGCCGACGCCGGCACCGACGACGAACTCGCTGCCGACGAGCCGGCCGACGACGAGGAACTCGGCGACTTCGACGCCAACGATATCGGCGACGGCATGTACGAGATGGACGACGAGGAGCGCGAGCAACTCGAGGAGGAGTTCGGCGCCGAGTTCACGACCGGCGCGGAGGTCGAGGAACCCGGCGAAGCCGACATCGACGTGCCGGAGTCCGACGACGGAGACGCAGAAGCCGACGCTGCGACTGACGCTGACACTGGAGCGGAATCTGATCCCGCCGATTCCGATCTCGACGACGATGACGACCTCGGCGCGCCGCCGACGTCCGGCCTCGAGGACGAGGACGAAACGGAAGCAGCCGAGTCGGAATCCGAACTCGAGGAGACCGAAGCGGAGTCGGGAGCCGAGACGGAGGCCGAACCGGACGAGTCCGAATCGGAAGCGGAACCGGAATCCGGCGCAGACGAATCCGAGGACGCGGCTGCTGACGAGTCCGATACCGACGAACCCGCCGCCGACGTCGACCTCCAGGACTACGTCGTCGAAACCATGGCGGACCTCGACGACGGCGACGGCGCCGACCGAACGGAACTGGTCGAGACCGTCGCCGCCGACACCGGCGCCTCCGAGGACGAGGTCGAGGACGCCATCCAGGACGCGCTGATGGGCGGGCAGTGTTACGAGCCGGACGACGAGACGCTGAAACCGATCTAAGTCGTCTCACTTCATTTCGAACCGATGGAACCGGGACCGCCGACCCCCCGCGTCGAGCCCATCCCCGGCGAACCCGCCGCGACCGCGACGGTCGGCGGCGACCGCGTGCTTCTCGTCGCCGACTACCACGCCGGCTACGAGGCCGGCCTGCGCTCCGAGCGCGGCGTCGACGTCCCCAGCCGCGCGCCCGACCGCCGCGAGCGACTGTGTACCCTCCTCGAGCGAACCGCCGCGGACCGGTTGGTCGTGTGCGGCGATCTGATGCACTCGATCGGCGACCCCGGCGGCGCCGAGCGCGGCGAGCTCGAGGTGTTGCTCGAGTCCGTGCCGCCGACGGTCGACGTGACGGTGGTGAAGGGAAACCACGACGGGCAGCTCGAGACGTGGTTCGGGAACGACGATAGCGACGCCGGTGGTGGTGCCATCGGCGAACCGGGACAACCGGACCTCGCCAGCGTCACTATCGTCCCCGGCGACGGCATCGACATAGACGGCGTCGGCGTCTGCCACGGCCACACGTGGCCCGCGCCCGCGGTCCTCGAGTGCGACGTCGTCTGTCTCGGCCACGAACACCCCTGCGTCCGCCTCGAGGACGAGGTCGGCGGAAGCCGCGCCGAGCGGGCGTGGCTCCGCGGCCGGGTCGATCCGGCGCCGTTTCGCGAGTACGGCGGCTACGCAGACGCGGAAATCTCGTGGCTCGAGTCGCCGGACGTCGCGCCGCCGCGGCTGGTCGTCGTGCCCGCGTTCAACGATCTGGTCGGCGGGACGTGGGTGAACGTCCCGAACCAGTCGTTCCTCTCGCCGTTCCTGCCCGACGGGCTAGCCGAGGGCGAGGCGTACCTGCTCGACGGGACGCGGCTCGGGCCGTACCGGAACGTCTAAGATCGTTTCTCGAGGTACCGTACTCCTCGAGCCGCGTCGCTATTCCTACGCGCTTGGAACGAGCGGTACCGCTACGACACCGGTCCGCCAACGATACGTCATGGCCGACGGTGACCTCCGCGTTCCGTCCCTCTCGTCGTCGATTCGACTCGTCGGCGAGGAGACGACGACCGTCGACGGCGATTCGCTCGCTTCCCTCCCGCTGCAGGAGCGCGAGTGCGAAATCGTCTGTGCGACCGGCGACCGATACACCGAAACGTGGTACGGCGTGCCGGTACTCGAACTCCTTGAGCGGGCGTCGGTGCCGCCCGAGACGACTCATCTGCTCGTCGTCTCCGGCGACGGCTACCGCGCCTGCGTCGCCGTCGAAACGGCGCTCGAGGGGCTACTTGCGCTGGGCAAGAACGGCCGGCCGCTCGCTGATGCGAGCGACTACGAGACGCGGTTCGTCGCGGTCGGCGCAGACGGGCCACGGACCGTAAAGGACGTCGGGCGAATCGAGGCGATGACGCTCGAGCCTGGAGAGGATCCGGAGGCGTACGAACTCGGCGTCGAATCAGCGCCCGAGTCTGAGTCGGAGCCGGTATCCACACCGACAGCCGAAGCCCCGTCGCCGGACGACGCTGCGTGAGTGCCCGAGCAATCGGCCGGTCGAGACGCCACGCTCGACACCAGCGCATGTAAGCCGAATCACCATCCCCCGGTCGGGAGAACCCACGCCCATGCCCATGGAAACGTATCGGCTCGAGATCCGCGAGACCGAGGAACCCGGGATCGATGCCGACGTGTACGACTCCGATGACACGGTCGCGGAATCGACGTACGTCTCCTACGACGACTACGACCTCGAGCCGCCGTCTTCGAACTCGAGCGACGGCCAGCAGTCGTACGCCGAGGAGGTGACGGCCGACGTGACGACGATCGATCTCCAGTACGAACGGGACGACGCCGGTTTCGTCTTCCGACTGCTCGGCGATCGCGACGAGCTGGCGAGCGTTCGGATAGACGCCGAGGAGTAGTTCTGTGGAGTCGCCGCGAGCGTCGACGAGCTGCGGCGTCGCTACGTGCGGCGTGAAACGGAAAAACGCGGTGTGGTTTCGTTCGCTACGTTACAGGTTTTCGCCGAGCCACGCGGCGAAGTCGCCGGTCAGGAAGCCGTAGTAGTCCCACGCGTTCAGCGCGACCACGGCGATCAGCGCGATGATGACCGGAATCCGAAGGAGCCAGATCCACGTGACGCCCAGCGATCCGATGTTCGTGATGCCCTTCCCGAGTTCGTCGAGTGCGAGGTCCGGAACGACCCACCCGATGAAAATCGAGAGGAGGAGTCCGCCGAGGACGAGCAGCACGCCGTTGGCGAACAGGTCGTAGACGTCGATGAAGATGATGTCGAGCGCGGCCGGAACGCCGACGACGAACATTGCGGTGCCGAGCATCGCCGTCGCCGGCACTCGGTCGACGCCGTGCTCGTCGATCAGGTAGGAGGTGACGACCTCCATGATACTGATCGCGCTCGAGAGGGCGGCGATCGAGACCACGCCGAAGAAAATCGCGCCGAGGATGCCGCCGAACGGCAACTCGGCGA
The DNA window shown above is from Halopiger xanaduensis SH-6 and carries:
- a CDS encoding Single-stranded DNA binding protein, whose product is MELDDHAEDLASDLGVDKEEVKSDLQNLVEYSVPVDEAKQSLRRKYGDGSSAGGATPESKDVADISPDDGNVTVTGVVLTAGKRSIRYQGDDHVIVEGRLADDTGVIDYTAWEDFGLSPGDTITAGNAGVREWDGEPELNLGESTSLSFQEESPDVPYEIGGDAQLADLRTGDRAVTIEVTVVECERRTIDGRDGETEILSGVFGDESGRLPFTNWDPAPEIEEGNAVRIENAYVQEFRGVPEVNVSEFSTVADLEREIDVGADTTTMDVGEAVRTGGIYDVEVVGNVIAVRDGSGLIQRCPECYRVIQKGQCRTHGDVDGVDDLRVKAIVDDGTGTLTAILDDELTEDVYGGTLDDALEQAREAMDQEVVADRIRERIVGREYRVRGHLSVDEYGANLDAETFEESDDDPEARATAFLEDAEVQA
- a CDS encoding metallophosphoesterase gives rise to the protein MEPGPPTPRVEPIPGEPAATATVGGDRVLLVADYHAGYEAGLRSERGVDVPSRAPDRRERLCTLLERTAADRLVVCGDLMHSIGDPGGAERGELEVLLESVPPTVDVTVVKGNHDGQLETWFGNDDSDAGGGAIGEPGQPDLASVTIVPGDGIDIDGVGVCHGHTWPAPAVLECDVVCLGHEHPCVRLEDEVGGSRAERAWLRGRVDPAPFREYGGYADAEISWLESPDVAPPRLVVVPAFNDLVGGTWVNVPNQSFLSPFLPDGLAEGEAYLLDGTRLGPYRNV
- a CDS encoding molybdopterin-dependent oxidoreductase, with protein sequence MADGDLRVPSLSSSIRLVGEETTTVDGDSLASLPLQERECEIVCATGDRYTETWYGVPVLELLERASVPPETTHLLVVSGDGYRACVAVETALEGLLALGKNGRPLADASDYETRFVAVGADGPRTVKDVGRIEAMTLEPGEDPEAYELGVESAPESESEPVSTPTAEAPSPDDAA